The Anopheles coluzzii chromosome 2, AcolN3, whole genome shotgun sequence genome window below encodes:
- the LOC120947351 gene encoding 4-hydroxyphenylpyruvate dioxygenase has product MTTYTDKGPKPDGGKFLSFDHITFYVGNAKQAASFYTTRFGFEDYAYQGLETGSRQLVKHAVRQDRIVFVFVSAYEPGHRELGDHLVRHGDGVKDVAFEVEDLDVIVRRAKERGAKVVRDVWEESDEHGTVRFATVQTYGDTLHTFVERHRYRGLFLPGFKPPLHKDVLLRMLPTVGLNFIDHVVGNQPDLQMESVAAWYEKMLMFHRFWSVDDSQIHTEYSALRSIVMTNYEETIKMPINEPAKGKKKSQIAEYVEYYGGAGVQHIALNTSDIIGAIRNLRARGQQFLSIPDTYYDQLRQRLKSSSVKIKEDLAVLQELKILIDYDENGYLLQIFSKNMQDRPTLFIEVIQRHNHNGFGAGNFKALFEAIEAEQEKRGNL; this is encoded by the exons ATG ACCACATACACCGATAAAGGGCCGAAACCGGATGGTGGAAAGTTTCTTTCGTTCGATCACATCACATTCTACGTCGGTAACGCGAAACAGGCGGCCAGCTTCTACACGACACGTTTCGGGTTTGAGGACTACGCGTATCAGGGTTTGGAAACGGGCAGCAGACAGCTCGTGAAGCATGCCGTCCGCCAGGATCGGATCGTGTTCGTATTTGTGTCGGCCTACGAGCCGGGCCATCGTGAACTCGGAGATCACCTGGTACGACACGGAGACGGAGTTAAGGATGTTGCTTTCGAGGTAGAGGACCTGGACGTGATCGTGCGCCGTGCTAAGGAGCGCGGAGCAAAGGTGGTGCGCGATGTGTGGGAAGAGTCGGACGAACATGGCACGGTTCGGTTCGCGACGGTGCAAACGTACGGCGATACGCTGCACACGTTCGTGGAGCGCCATCGCTACCGTGGCCTATTCTTGCCAGGGTTCAAGCCGCCACTACACAAGGATGTTTTGCTGCGCATGCTTCCAACGGTCGGTTTGAACTTTATCGACCACGTGGTAGGAAATCAGCCCGATTTGCAGATGGAATCGGTGGCCGCCTGGTACGAGAAGATGCTGATGTTCCACCGTTTCTGGTCGGTGGACGATAGCCAAATCCATACGGAGTATTCCGCTCTCCGTTCGATCGTTATGACCAACTACGAGGAAACGATCAAAATGCCAATCAACGAACCAGCCAAGGGAAAGAAGAAATCCCAAATCGCGGAGTACGTCGAGTACTATGGTGGTGCCGGTGTGCAGCATATTGCACTCAACACCAGCGACATCATTGGCGCTATTCGTAATTTACGTGCCCGTGGTCAGCAGTTTCTTTCCATCCCGGATACGTATTACGATCAGCTGCGTCAGCGTCTGAAGTCAAGCAGCGTGAAGATTAAGGAGGATCTTGCCGTACTGCAAGAGCTCAAGATTCTGATCGATTACGATGAAAACGGTTATCTGCTGCAGATCTTCTCCAAAAACATGCAAGATCGGCCTACGCTATTCATCGAGGTGATTCAGCGCCACAACCACAAT GGGTTTGGTGCTGGCAATTTTAAGGCGTTATTCGAAGCTATCGAGGCGGAACAAGAAAAGCGAGGAAACCTGTAA
- the LOC120947350 gene encoding uncharacterized protein LOC120947350 — MVNLCNLLLKYNHFSKVEDDIFIYIDRVLENASEIYVRQQKAKRELECLEHQLAEKQKQSNRCVLPVPRSPAKRRKVQSLDSPLSAQKENVSILEDSTIFPNKSDSDVSAKLELNILDSEEPFFALTQSPPPAAAPQSPSPRAILSPRNVSKTSPLRPMQLLFPEENKSEKKPLLRESRFGKSVKLMESSSVVAEKSNTPTTPKTTPNGKWTGKNANATIETSNTDHTPPSGLKRFLSLADNNQRFRQVKLNFPRQTKQSPMNEPEHNSVNDTLFSDFVVPTPPSVANKSKFLKSLRMKKQSTLISRAQDDKPGTKDGSDETSSSTAASNERQPMFPNDNDDDDIDQTYCPGVESTSKLSRQGLSFKIKQEPDSQQKERNPLNVPSNKKLECLSDHILGVGEDTEPNEIIVLPAPSQQSVISVAESQNATEIFISELNGEHAKRMDAVTIETNPSNVPRVNRELGELSGSVKPYTRGYEQPSPQGLCIDCTMLYQYHTTRGVSNDTARSKLPRNCRNCRVAQLHSTPPGFWDPDFLPTPE; from the exons ATGGTTAATTTGTGCAATTTGTTGCTAAAGTACAACCACTTTAGCAAAGTGGAAGATGATATTTTCATCTACATCGATAGAGTGTTGGAAAATGCGTCAG aaatatATGTGAgacaacaaaaagcaaaacgcgAGTTAGAGTGCTTAGAACATCAGCTAGCagagaaacaaaagcaatccAACCGTTGCGTGTTACCTGTTCCGCGATCGCCGGCCAAGAGACGTAAAGTTCAATCCTTGGATTCACCACTTTCTGCACAAAAGGAAAATGTATCAATCTTGGAAGACTCGACCATCTTTCCTAACAAATCCGACTCGGACGTATCGGCGAAACTCGAGCTAAACATTTTAGATTCCGAGGAACCGTTCTTTGCACTTACCCAAAGCCCTCCTCCCGCGGCTGCTCCTCAGTCGCCATCGCCAAGAGCGATACTTTCTCCTAGAAATGTATCGAAAACTTCACCTCTACGACCGATGCAACTATTATTTCCCGAAGAAAACAAATCCGAGAAGAAGCCTCTCCTGCGGGAGAGCCGTTTCGGGAAAAGTGTAAAGCTAATGGAATCTTCTTCGGTGGTTGCGGAGAAATCCAACACGCCTACTACTCCCAAGACGACTCCAAATGGAAAATGGACGGGCAAAAATGCCAATGCAACCATAGAAACCTCCAACACAGATCACACTCCGCCGAGTGGGCTTAAGCGATTCCTTTCCCTAGCCGACAACAACCAACGCTTTCGGCAAGTGAAGCTAAACTTTCCTCGCCAAACCAAACAATCGCCGATGAACGAGCCTGAGCATAATAGTGTAAATGATACGCTGTTTAGTGACTTTGTTGTACCAACACCTCCGTCAGTGGCCAACAAGTCaaagtttttaaaaagtttACGAATGAAAAAGCAATCTACACTGATTTCAAGGGCACAAGACGATAAACCGGGTACTAAAGATGGCTCCGATGAAACATCATCTTCAACAGCAGCTAGCAATGAGCGTCAGCCAATGTTCCCTAACGataacgatgacgatgacatAGATCAAACGTACTGTCCCGGGGTAGAATCTACCAGCAAACTGTCAAGGCAAGGTTTATCATTCAAAATAAAGCAAGAACCCGATTCGCAACAAAAGGAACGCAACCCATTAAATGTCCCATCTAATAAAAAGTTGGAATGTCTTTCGGACCACATACTAGGAGTAGGTGAAGATACGGAACCGAATGAAATAATCGTTTTGCCAGCACCAAGCCAGCAATCAGTAATAAGCGTCGCCGAATCTCAAAATGCTACGGAAATATTTATCAGCGAGTTAAACGGCGAACATGCCAAGCGAATGGACGCAGTCACCATAGAAACCAATCCCAGTAATGTGCCAAG agtTAATCGCGAGCTAGGAGAACTATCAGGATCGGTCAAACCATACACGCGTGGCTATGAACAACCGTCCCCACAAGGTTTGTGCATCGATTGCACGATGCTTTACCAATACCATACAACACGTGGTGTATCGAACGACACGGCACGTTCGAAATTGCCACGCAATTGTCGCAACTGTCGAGTGGCTCAACTGCATAGTACTCCTCCCGGGTTTTGGGATCCCGATTTTCTTCCCACGCCCGAGTAG
- the LOC120952547 gene encoding uncharacterized protein LOC120952547, producing the protein MSSPSEDKIASHKTFYDDKSPPLYPSTDRFHPLGYSTPQQRGRNSSAHARNYYSAQPKHMLPRTKGSDGRYRHGQDNVQNQDRSRYSGPDRCDNAEQRDTNFGSGKRLGFGHNWRGHNNRNQRYGGNRSQHNYRQNHHAKSESYSIREYYHPSMLEDPWEFLLRKSTASSDSTLKNDQSDRDDDNEDRSSNSNGGN; encoded by the exons ATGTCTTCACCATCGGAGGACAAAATAGCGTCACACAAAACGTTCTACGATGATAAAAGCCCGCCCCTCTATCCCAGCACAGATCGGTTCCATCCTCTAGGATACAGCACACCCCAGCAGCGAGGTAGAAACTCTTCTGCTCACGCCAGGAATTATTATTCCGCCCAGCCCAAGCACATGCTTCCACGGACGAAAGGATCCGACGGCCGATATCGGCACGGACAAGATAATGTGCAAAATCAGGACCGATCGAGATATTCGGGCCCAGATCGTTGCGATAACGCCGAGCAAAGAGACACAAACTTTGGTTCCGGGAAGCGCCTGGGCTTTGGTCACAATTGGAGAGGACACAACAACAGAAATCAACGGTATGGAGGAAATCGATCTCAGCACAACTATCGGCAAAACCACCAT GCTAAATCAGAATCATACAGCATTCGGGAATACTATCACCCTTCTATGCTGGAGGACCCTTGGGAGTTTTTGCTACGGAAAAGCACTGCAAGTTCAGATTCTACCTTGAAGAACGATCAATCAGACAGGGACGACGATAACGAGGACAGATCGAGTAATAGTAACGGGGGGAATTGA